A stretch of the Oceanicola sp. D3 genome encodes the following:
- a CDS encoding SH3 domain-containing protein, with product MGRKTGVSRHGRAFFHLFFCALLGLAVTTAAHAADERGPVTNLPLPRFVSLKADEGNVRRGPSLSHRIDWVFTRRNMPLEVTAEFGHWRRVRDREGAGGWVHYSLLSGVRTALVEDDMAALRMRPDDEAPISARAEAGVVARLSECSAEWCWVIAGGERGWVRKTALWGVKREEILE from the coding sequence ATGGGGCGGAAGACAGGCGTTTCCCGACACGGTCGGGCCTTTTTTCATTTATTTTTCTGTGCCTTGCTGGGCCTCGCCGTGACCACTGCCGCCCATGCGGCGGATGAGCGCGGGCCGGTGACAAACCTGCCCTTGCCGCGCTTTGTTTCGCTCAAGGCCGATGAGGGCAACGTGCGGCGCGGGCCTTCGCTAAGCCACCGGATCGACTGGGTTTTCACCCGCCGCAACATGCCGCTGGAAGTAACGGCCGAGTTTGGCCATTGGCGCCGCGTGCGCGACCGCGAGGGCGCAGGGGGATGGGTGCATTACTCGCTGCTGTCGGGCGTGCGCACCGCTTTGGTTGAAGATGACATGGCGGCCCTGCGGATGAGGCCCGACGACGAGGCCCCGATCAGCGCGCGGGCCGAAGCGGGCGTTGTGGCGCGGCTGAGCGAATGCAGCGCCGAATGGTGCTGGGTCATCGCCGGGGGCGAACGTGGCTGGGTGCGCAAAACAGCCCTTTGGGGCGTGAAGCGCGAAGAAATTCTGGAATAA
- a CDS encoding D-glycerate dehydrogenase — protein sequence MGAERLSVVVTRRLPETVETRMSELFDVELRESDTPMSREELVAAMQNTDVLVSTITDTIDGGLIGQAGERLKLIANFGAGFDHIDVATARQRGILVSNTPGVVTEDTADMTMALIIGVTRKIPQGAAVMTAGKWEGWSPTGNLGGRIAGRRLGILGMGRIGQAVARRAAAFGMQVHYHNRRRLRPEVEDELQATYWESLDQMLTRMDVISVNCPHTPSTFHLLSARRLKLLKPSAVIVNTSRGEVIDENALTRMLRAGEIAGAGLDVFDKTQKLNPRLYELPNVLLTPHMGSATEEGRVEMGEKVLINIKTFADGHRPPDQVVPAML from the coding sequence ATGGGCGCAGAGCGGCTGAGTGTTGTCGTAACGCGACGGTTGCCCGAGACCGTCGAAACACGGATGAGCGAGCTCTTTGACGTGGAACTCCGCGAAAGCGATACCCCGATGTCGCGCGAGGAGTTGGTGGCAGCCATGCAAAACACCGATGTGCTGGTATCCACCATCACCGACACCATAGATGGCGGCCTGATCGGGCAGGCGGGCGAGCGGCTGAAACTCATTGCCAACTTCGGCGCCGGGTTTGACCATATCGACGTGGCAACCGCCCGGCAGCGCGGCATTCTGGTGAGCAACACGCCCGGCGTGGTGACAGAAGATACCGCCGACATGACGATGGCGCTTATCATTGGAGTTACACGAAAAATTCCGCAGGGCGCGGCTGTCATGACGGCCGGAAAATGGGAAGGCTGGTCGCCCACAGGCAACCTCGGCGGGCGGATTGCCGGGCGGCGTCTGGGCATTCTCGGCATGGGCCGGATCGGGCAGGCGGTGGCCCGCCGGGCCGCTGCCTTCGGCATGCAAGTGCACTACCACAACCGCCGCCGTTTGCGCCCCGAGGTGGAAGACGAGCTGCAGGCGACCTATTGGGAGAGCCTCGACCAGATGCTCACCCGGATGGATGTGATCTCGGTCAACTGCCCGCACACGCCCTCCACCTTCCACCTGCTGTCCGCGCGGCGGCTCAAACTGCTCAAGCCCTCTGCGGTGATCGTGAACACCTCACGCGGGGAGGTGATTGACGAAAACGCGCTGACCCGGATGCTGCGCGCGGGCGAGATCGCCGGGGCCGGGCTGGACGTGTTCGACAAAACCCAAAAGCTCAACCCGCGGCTCTACGAGCTGCCCAACGTGCTACTGACCCCGCACATGGGCTCGGCCACCGAAGAGGGCCGAGTGGAGATGGGCGAGAAGGTGTTGATAAACATCAAGACCTTCGCCGATGGCCACCGCCCGCCCGATCAGGTTGTGCCCGCGATGCTCTGA
- a CDS encoding FAD-dependent oxidoreductase — translation MKTHVKALVVGGGAVGTSIAYHLAKAGWDDVMLIERDELTSGSTWHAAGLLPLFNMSYATTHIHQYSVDFYKTLEEETGLNAGFAVVGNLRMAQTQERMDEYMLYASTAETCGVKYEWLTPEQIKERWPLIETGDLKGAIYHTEDGYINPADVTQAMAKGARQRGVEIVRKMQADAFEWTGTHWEVTCTKMVEKGGNLVESDEQVVITAEHVVTASGNHAQRTAKLLGIKMPAIPVEHTFIVMDKDPELVKWREAGNPEHPVVRDADNESYAREERGGWILGIYEHGAPARFEYGVPDSFRADLFPLDLDRIADQYMAMAERVPSCAESGLKDDFNGPICYTPDGNPLVGPAPGMRNMWLAEGFSFGITAAGGTGYYLAQMMVEGEAEIDMASLDPKRYGSWMTTEYAARKNEECYEHVYILHHPDEEREACRPLRTAPCYDRMKARGAQFGCVNGFERPNYFGPLDAPSSFDHDARSFRRGGWWEYAKAEAEAVRNGVGLIDATAFAKHRLYGPGSEAFLDWFTCNKLPKVGRINLTYALTPAGTTRTEYTIVRENQYEFYLVSAGAWTDYDADYLRKAMEDWSARHAAETGWIAIEDVTTKYGVFAIAGPKSRDVLREIIKDADPDTALSNKRFPWLSYRNIELGMCPVRAIRVAYTGELGWELHHPIEMQNYLFDLLEKAGKKHGLKLVGTRAQNWLRQEKSYRAFGTELGRDATPLEAGLDRFVDLTKDFHGKAAMEAKGIRSICVTVLVDGPDDADPWGREALYDGDTKVGRLTSGGYSVAFGKSIGMGYVSPDLAKPGTMLKVKMQDKLWDVEVVEDSPYDPKNETIRVDG, via the coding sequence ATGAAGACCCATGTAAAAGCCCTTGTCGTCGGCGGTGGCGCCGTTGGCACCTCGATTGCCTATCACCTTGCCAAGGCGGGCTGGGACGATGTGATGCTCATCGAGCGGGATGAGCTGACTTCGGGCTCGACCTGGCACGCCGCCGGGCTGCTGCCGCTGTTCAACATGTCCTACGCCACTACGCACATTCACCAGTACTCGGTCGATTTTTACAAAACGCTGGAAGAAGAGACCGGGCTGAATGCCGGTTTCGCCGTGGTCGGCAACCTGCGCATGGCCCAGACGCAAGAGCGCATGGACGAATACATGCTCTATGCCTCCACCGCCGAAACCTGCGGCGTGAAATACGAGTGGCTGACGCCTGAGCAGATCAAGGAACGCTGGCCGTTGATCGAGACCGGCGACCTCAAGGGCGCGATCTACCACACCGAGGATGGCTACATTAACCCCGCCGACGTGACCCAGGCCATGGCCAAGGGCGCCCGTCAGCGCGGCGTCGAGATCGTGCGCAAGATGCAGGCGGATGCCTTCGAATGGACCGGCACGCATTGGGAAGTCACCTGCACCAAGATGGTGGAAAAGGGCGGCAACCTTGTTGAAAGCGATGAACAGGTCGTCATCACCGCCGAACATGTCGTGACCGCCTCGGGCAACCACGCGCAGCGCACCGCGAAGCTGTTGGGCATCAAGATGCCCGCCATCCCGGTCGAACACACCTTCATCGTGATGGACAAGGATCCGGAGCTGGTCAAATGGCGCGAGGCGGGCAACCCCGAGCACCCCGTGGTGCGCGATGCCGACAATGAATCCTACGCCCGCGAGGAGCGGGGCGGTTGGATCTTGGGGATCTACGAGCACGGCGCACCGGCCCGCTTCGAATACGGCGTTCCCGACAGCTTCCGCGCCGATCTTTTCCCGCTCGATCTCGACAGGATCGCCGATCAATACATGGCCATGGCCGAGCGTGTGCCCTCCTGTGCCGAGTCTGGCCTGAAAGACGATTTCAACGGCCCGATCTGTTACACCCCCGATGGCAACCCGCTGGTCGGCCCCGCGCCGGGGATGCGCAACATGTGGCTGGCCGAGGGCTTTTCCTTTGGCATCACCGCCGCTGGCGGCACCGGCTATTACCTTGCGCAGATGATGGTGGAGGGCGAGGCCGAGATCGACATGGCGAGCCTCGACCCCAAGCGCTACGGCAGCTGGATGACGACGGAGTACGCCGCGCGCAAGAACGAGGAGTGCTACGAGCACGTCTATATCCTGCACCACCCGGACGAAGAGCGCGAAGCCTGCCGCCCGCTGCGCACCGCGCCTTGCTATGACCGGATGAAGGCCCGCGGGGCGCAATTTGGCTGCGTTAACGGCTTCGAGCGGCCCAACTACTTCGGCCCGCTAGATGCGCCGTCGAGCTTCGACCATGACGCGCGGTCGTTCCGCCGTGGCGGCTGGTGGGAGTATGCCAAGGCCGAGGCAGAGGCCGTGCGCAACGGTGTCGGCCTGATCGACGCGACAGCCTTCGCCAAGCACCGCCTCTATGGCCCGGGCTCCGAGGCCTTCCTTGACTGGTTCACCTGCAACAAGCTGCCCAAGGTGGGCCGCATCAACCTCACCTACGCGCTGACCCCCGCCGGAACGACCCGGACTGAGTATACGATTGTCAGGGAAAACCAGTACGAGTTCTATCTGGTCTCTGCCGGCGCATGGACCGACTATGACGCGGACTATCTTCGCAAGGCGATGGAGGACTGGTCCGCGCGCCACGCCGCAGAAACAGGTTGGATCGCCATCGAGGATGTCACAACAAAATATGGCGTCTTTGCAATTGCAGGCCCGAAGTCACGGGATGTGCTGAGAGAAATCATCAAGGACGCTGATCCAGACACTGCGCTGTCGAACAAGCGGTTCCCTTGGTTGAGCTATCGCAACATCGAGCTGGGCATGTGCCCGGTGCGCGCGATCCGCGTGGCCTACACCGGCGAGCTGGGCTGGGAGCTGCACCACCCGATCGAAATGCAGAACTACCTCTTTGACCTGCTGGAAAAGGCCGGCAAAAAGCACGGGCTGAAGCTGGTCGGAACCCGTGCACAAAACTGGCTGCGGCAGGAAAAGAGCTACCGTGCGTTCGGCACCGAACTGGGCCGCGATGCCACGCCGCTCGAAGCGGGGCTGGATCGTTTTGTGGACCTGACCAAGGACTTCCACGGCAAGGCGGCGATGGAGGCCAAGGGCATTCGCTCCATCTGCGTGACGGTGCTGGTGGATGGTCCGGATGATGCCGACCCGTGGGGCCGCGAGGCGCTCTATGACGGCGACACGAAGGTGGGCCGCCTCACCTCGGGCGGCTACTCAGTGGCCTTCGGCAAGAGCATCGGCATGGGCTATGTCTCGCCTGACTTGGCGAAGCCGGGCACCATGCTGAAGGTCAAGATGCAGGACAAGCTCTGGGACGTGGAGGTGGTGGAAGACAGCCCCTATGATCCGAAGAATGAGACCATTCGCGTTGACGGCTAG
- a CDS encoding translocation/assembly module TamB domain-containing protein encodes MRTFVLCLLLLIAPLTAAAQESASEEADKGYLTNLLQDVLSDAGRQVVIDGFQGALSSRATIDSITIEDDAGAWLTVEGIVLDWNRAALLRGRLEVSEFSAERIVMPRAPLTDDTPSPEATPFSIPELPVSVDIAKLAVERAELGAALLGQDAVVSLAGEVHLADGGIDVDVQLDRVDGKEGEITLIADYDPAAEQAVVNLVMREGPAGIAAGILNIPGAPALDVTLQGEGPVSDLALQLAVQSDEEERLGGTIALAASEAADAPFTVTVDLSGDVTPLFAPGLRDFFGQDISLQARVARDADGAVSLSGLSLTARTATVEGDFLFSASGWPRRMALQLALSDPAGAPVVLPFGGGDTSVSSATMQLNYDEANGRGFTAAAEATGVRTTGFVAERMEIGTDGRITSGDAEEIGAVAANVTLDARGLAPEDEALARAMGEAITGQFTLAYDEGQPLRISGLNLTGADFGLTGNATVDGLDTDLSTGVDLQLTAEDLARFGPLAGVELTGAAALGITGNVALLSGGFDLGLAGTTSDLAIGQDVVDRMLAGEGRIDVSVSRNENGISLRRAEARTERAAITAKGTVATAVSALDFTAELPSLAPLFPEQEASGAARLSGRVALAGAELQTATVAALLTDESGSVRLPIAGGLALSGGTLDMSYGAEEGRWRVNAAFRDFVTEGYGAEAFTLEGAGTLEQTARGGLARADGALALSGEGFTAQDADMARALGETARLETTFDYVADGPLALSEIAFTSGETTLNGAATLTAPAGQGPVTFGATLFTPALSRFEGLAGLPLTGAATLSASGTYRPGNGSADIRLDGTTEGLGIGNTRLDPVLGGEGRIGADLAYATNAPLRVTNLLVALDETEITGTATLAQPLGQSAITYDLTANAPALSRFSSLAGVALSGATQATATGLFDPGTGALDLALNGTAQRLGTGNATVDGLITGSSSYSAQVSRADAAQEITIEAASFDGPNLDVSANGTPSRITLEARLANLGLIAPDFAGLASASGTVTSAGGTIGLDINATGPGGTTAAVNGTVVGDTGNLSITGQAPLGLANAFISPQRLNGPATIDLQLNGPLALESLTGTVRTSGARAVAPSLGVSLENISGNVILSGGSARVEVSATGGQGGGIAVLGTVGLTSPQSADLTLNFQSLNLRDPQLYDTSVNGTVTLAGPLAGGAGITGRLELGRTEIRIPSSGISGVGDIPDITHVGAPAAVRATQDRAGLNETGTGTGGEAAGGGGFALDITLAAPNQVFVRGRGLDAELGGSLRLTGTTSEVIPIGAFELVRGRLDVLSQRFQLTEGTARLTGSFDADLRLVASTETDGYTISVILEGSPSDPQITFTSAPSLPQDEILAQLIFGRDLTSLSPLQALELASAVATLAGRGGAGIMSRLRDQFGLDDLDVSQSEEGNTAVRAGKYISDNVYSDVVVESDGTTELNLNLQIGPNVNVKGSTSSDGNAGIGIFFERDY; translated from the coding sequence ATGCGCACATTTGTTCTCTGCCTCCTCCTCCTGATCGCCCCGCTCACTGCCGCAGCGCAGGAAAGCGCCTCTGAAGAGGCCGACAAGGGGTATCTGACCAACCTTCTGCAAGACGTACTTTCTGACGCCGGTCGCCAAGTGGTGATTGATGGGTTTCAGGGCGCGCTGTCCTCCCGCGCCACGATTGATAGCATCACCATCGAGGATGATGCGGGCGCATGGCTTACCGTCGAGGGCATAGTGCTGGATTGGAACCGCGCCGCACTGCTGCGCGGGCGGCTTGAAGTTTCGGAGTTTTCCGCCGAGCGCATTGTCATGCCGCGTGCGCCGTTGACGGATGATACCCCCTCACCAGAGGCAACGCCTTTCTCGATCCCCGAGCTGCCGGTTTCGGTTGATATTGCCAAGCTGGCCGTGGAACGAGCTGAGCTTGGTGCCGCGCTACTGGGGCAGGATGCGGTGGTGAGCCTCGCGGGCGAGGTGCATCTGGCAGATGGCGGCATCGACGTGGATGTTCAGCTTGATAGGGTAGATGGCAAAGAGGGCGAAATTACCCTCATCGCCGATTATGACCCCGCCGCCGAGCAGGCTGTTGTGAACCTTGTCATGCGCGAGGGGCCAGCAGGCATCGCCGCAGGCATTTTGAACATCCCCGGTGCCCCGGCGCTCGATGTGACGTTGCAGGGCGAGGGCCCAGTGAGTGATCTTGCTTTGCAGTTGGCCGTGCAATCCGATGAGGAGGAACGGCTGGGTGGTACCATCGCACTTGCCGCCAGCGAGGCGGCGGATGCGCCCTTTACCGTCACGGTAGACCTTTCGGGCGATGTCACCCCGCTTTTCGCGCCCGGCTTGCGGGACTTTTTCGGCCAAGACATCAGCCTGCAGGCGCGCGTTGCCCGCGATGCGGATGGCGCGGTTTCCCTTTCCGGCCTGTCGCTGACGGCCCGCACCGCGACGGTGGAGGGTGATTTTCTGTTCTCCGCCTCGGGATGGCCCCGGCGAATGGCCCTGCAATTGGCCCTCTCCGATCCGGCGGGTGCCCCCGTGGTCCTGCCCTTTGGCGGCGGTGACACTTCGGTATCCAGCGCGACGATGCAGCTAAACTACGATGAGGCAAACGGGCGCGGCTTTACCGCCGCGGCAGAGGCAACGGGCGTGCGAACCACGGGATTTGTGGCCGAGAGGATGGAGATCGGCACCGATGGCCGCATCACCTCCGGTGACGCCGAAGAGATTGGCGCGGTCGCGGCCAATGTCACGCTCGACGCGCGGGGCCTCGCCCCGGAAGATGAGGCCCTGGCTCGGGCCATGGGCGAGGCAATCACCGGGCAGTTCACTCTAGCCTATGACGAGGGGCAGCCGCTGCGGATTTCCGGCCTCAACCTGACCGGCGCAGATTTTGGCCTGACCGGCAATGCCACCGTGGACGGGTTGGATACCGACCTTTCAACCGGGGTCGACCTGCAGCTGACCGCCGAAGACCTTGCCCGCTTTGGCCCGCTTGCCGGCGTGGAACTGACCGGCGCGGCGGCGCTTGGGATCACCGGCAATGTGGCCCTTCTTTCGGGCGGATTCGACCTTGGGCTTGCCGGCACAACCAGCGATCTCGCCATCGGGCAAGACGTCGTAGACAGGATGCTGGCCGGGGAAGGCCGGATTGATGTGAGCGTGTCGCGCAACGAAAACGGGATCAGCCTGCGCCGCGCCGAGGCCCGCACCGAACGTGCCGCGATCACCGCTAAAGGCACTGTGGCTACGGCGGTTTCGGCGCTTGATTTTACCGCAGAGCTGCCAAGCCTCGCACCGCTCTTTCCCGAGCAGGAGGCCAGCGGCGCGGCGCGGCTCAGTGGGCGGGTGGCCCTTGCGGGAGCCGAGTTGCAAACCGCCACAGTCGCGGCCCTGCTCACGGATGAGAGCGGCAGCGTCCGCCTGCCGATTGCAGGCGGGCTCGCCCTTTCGGGCGGCACGCTCGACATGAGCTATGGGGCCGAGGAGGGGCGCTGGCGGGTGAATGCGGCGTTCCGCGACTTCGTGACGGAGGGCTACGGGGCAGAGGCCTTCACACTTGAGGGCGCGGGCACGCTGGAGCAAACAGCACGTGGCGGGCTGGCACGCGCCGATGGGGCTCTGGCGCTTTCGGGCGAGGGCTTCACGGCGCAAGACGCTGATATGGCCCGCGCCTTGGGTGAGACGGCCCGGCTGGAAACCACGTTCGACTACGTTGCTGACGGTCCTCTGGCCTTGAGCGAAATCGCCTTCACCTCGGGCGAAACCACGTTGAACGGCGCCGCCACCCTCACCGCCCCCGCAGGCCAAGGGCCTGTTACCTTTGGCGCAACGCTCTTCACCCCCGCCCTATCTCGCTTTGAGGGCCTCGCAGGCCTGCCGCTCACCGGCGCGGCCACCCTTTCTGCCTCCGGCACCTACCGCCCCGGCAATGGCAGCGCGGATATCAGGCTCGATGGCACCACAGAGGGGCTGGGGATTGGCAACACGCGGCTCGACCCGGTGCTTGGCGGCGAGGGGCGGATCGGGGCCGATCTGGCCTATGCCACCAACGCCCCGCTGCGCGTAACCAACCTTTTGGTTGCGCTGGATGAAACCGAAATCACCGGCACCGCAACCTTGGCCCAACCGCTGGGCCAATCTGCGATCACCTATGACCTCACTGCAAACGCCCCTGCCCTGTCGCGCTTCTCCAGCCTTGCGGGGGTGGCACTTTCTGGTGCAACGCAAGCCACCGCCACCGGTCTTTTTGACCCTGGAACCGGCGCGCTCGATCTGGCACTGAACGGCACGGCGCAGCGCCTCGGCACCGGCAATGCCACGGTGGATGGCCTGATCACCGGCAGTTCCAGCTATTCCGCTCAGGTCAGCCGCGCGGATGCGGCGCAGGAGATCACCATCGAAGCGGCCAGCTTTGACGGGCCAAACCTCGACGTCAGCGCCAACGGCACGCCGAGCCGGATCACGCTTGAGGCGCGGTTGGCAAACCTTGGCCTGATCGCGCCTGACTTCGCCGGACTGGCCAGTGCCAGCGGCACTGTCACGAGTGCGGGCGGCACCATCGGGCTCGATATCAACGCCACCGGCCCCGGCGGCACCACGGCGGCAGTGAATGGCACGGTTGTGGGCGACACGGGCAACCTCTCGATCACCGGGCAAGCGCCCCTTGGCCTCGCCAATGCCTTCATCAGCCCGCAGCGGCTGAACGGCCCCGCCACGATTGATCTGCAGCTAAACGGGCCGCTGGCACTGGAAAGCCTCACCGGCACCGTCCGCACCTCGGGCGCGCGCGCTGTTGCGCCTTCGCTTGGCGTGTCATTGGAAAACATCTCCGGCAACGTCATCCTCTCGGGCGGCTCGGCGCGTGTGGAGGTTTCCGCGACCGGCGGACAGGGCGGCGGCATCGCGGTGCTCGGAACGGTTGGCCTGACGTCGCCACAAAGCGCTGATCTCACCCTCAATTTTCAGAGCCTCAACCTGCGCGATCCGCAGCTTTACGACACCTCCGTCAACGGCACCGTCACCCTTGCCGGGCCGCTCGCGGGCGGCGCGGGCATTACGGGGCGGCTGGAGCTTGGGCGCACCGAAATTCGGATCCCGTCGAGCGGGATTTCCGGGGTTGGGGACATCCCCGATATTACCCACGTCGGCGCACCAGCGGCGGTGCGCGCCACGCAGGACCGCGCAGGGCTGAACGAGACCGGCACGGGCACGGGAGGCGAGGCGGCTGGAGGCGGAGGCTTTGCGCTCGACATCACACTCGCCGCGCCCAACCAGGTGTTTGTGCGGGGCCGCGGGCTGGATGCGGAGTTGGGCGGCTCCCTGCGGCTGACCGGCACCACCTCTGAGGTCATCCCCATTGGGGCCTTCGAGCTGGTACGCGGGCGGCTCGACGTGCTCAGCCAGCGGTTTCAGCTGACAGAAGGCACGGCACGCCTGACTGGCTCGTTTGACGCAGATCTGCGGCTCGTCGCCAGCACCGAAACCGACGGCTACACCATCTCTGTTATCCTAGAAGGCTCGCCCTCGGACCCGCAGATCACCTTCACATCCGCGCCCTCCCTGCCGCAGGATGAGATCCTGGCCCAGCTTATCTTCGGGCGCGACCTCACCTCCCTTTCGCCCCTGCAGGCGCTGGAACTCGCGAGCGCTGTTGCCACGCTCGCCGGGCGCGGCGGCGCGGGGATCATGAGCCGTTTGCGCGACCAGTTCGGCCTTGATGATCTGGATGTAAGCCAGAGCGAAGAGGGCAACACCGCCGTGCGTGCGGGCAAGTATATCAGCGATAACGTCTATTCCGACGTGGTGGTGGAGAGCGACGGAACCACAGAGCTGAACCTTAACCTGCAGATCGGCCCGAACGTGAACGTGAAGGGCTCCACCTCATCGGACGGAAACGCGGGCATCGGGATTTTCTTCGAACGCGATTATTGA
- a CDS encoding autotransporter assembly complex family protein produces MRDEIIAVLSTRSLLLEGEADPQGLVAAAQADYRHIIAALYGEGYYGPVVSIRLDGREAAQMSPFAVPRQVGQINVVVEPGPQFRFGRAEIAPLAPRSNLPGAFRAGEPAKVPVIEEAGVAAIDRWRELGYAKTEVTNQRITANHPARRLDVSVGLNPGRKLQFGQLEPRGNERVRTDRIIEIAGLPRGETFHPDEVDKASTRLQRTGAFRSVTLSEAARANPDGTLDIEAELVEAKRRRIGFGAELTTLEGASVSAFWLHRNLLGGAERLRFDGEISNIGMSGDNGVDYRLSVLFGRPGTFNPDTDFYIRAALEHEDEPLYLSQSFEIEAGVTRIVNEDYKFQGGLGLLYSHTEDDIGTRDFTLLTLPFSGTLDRRDNDLDPKNGYFLNLDLTPFIGLSGSGNGARLYADARGYRSFGAEEKITLAGRLQLGSVMGTDVTETVPDFLFYSGGGGTVRGQPYQSLGVTLPGGEEIGGRSFLGASVELRGQVSDKIQVVGFYDFGLVSAESWPGDEGESHAGAGLGIRYQTGLGPIRLDVATPTGGDTGDGVELYIGIGQAF; encoded by the coding sequence TTGCGCGATGAGATCATCGCCGTTCTCTCCACCCGTTCACTGCTTCTTGAAGGCGAGGCCGATCCGCAGGGGCTGGTGGCGGCGGCGCAGGCGGATTACCGCCACATCATCGCGGCGCTTTATGGCGAGGGCTACTACGGCCCGGTGGTTTCGATCCGGCTCGATGGGCGCGAGGCGGCACAAATGTCGCCCTTCGCGGTGCCCCGGCAGGTGGGGCAAATCAACGTGGTGGTAGAGCCGGGGCCGCAGTTTCGCTTTGGCCGCGCCGAGATTGCGCCGCTCGCCCCGCGCAGCAATCTGCCCGGCGCATTCAGGGCTGGAGAGCCTGCGAAGGTGCCGGTGATCGAAGAGGCGGGAGTGGCAGCAATCGACCGCTGGCGTGAGTTGGGTTACGCCAAGACCGAGGTCACCAACCAGCGCATCACGGCCAACCACCCGGCGCGGCGGCTTGATGTGTCGGTGGGGCTCAACCCGGGTCGCAAGCTGCAGTTCGGGCAGCTGGAGCCGCGCGGCAACGAGCGTGTCCGCACCGACCGGATCATCGAAATCGCCGGCCTTCCGCGCGGCGAAACCTTTCACCCCGATGAGGTCGACAAGGCCTCCACACGGCTGCAGCGCACCGGCGCGTTTCGCTCGGTCACCCTCAGCGAGGCGGCGCGCGCCAACCCCGATGGCACGCTCGACATCGAGGCGGAGCTTGTAGAGGCCAAACGTCGCCGGATCGGCTTTGGTGCTGAGTTGACGACGCTGGAAGGGGCATCGGTTTCGGCGTTTTGGCTGCACCGCAACCTGCTGGGCGGGGCCGAACGGCTGCGGTTTGACGGCGAGATCAGCAACATCGGCATGAGCGGTGACAATGGAGTGGATTATCGCCTCAGCGTGCTCTTTGGCCGCCCCGGCACTTTCAACCCCGATACAGATTTCTACATTCGCGCCGCGTTGGAGCATGAGGACGAGCCGCTCTACCTCTCTCAGAGCTTCGAGATCGAGGCTGGCGTGACCCGGATCGTGAACGAGGACTACAAGTTTCAGGGCGGGCTCGGGCTGCTCTACTCGCATACCGAGGATGATATCGGCACACGGGATTTTACCCTGCTTACCCTGCCCTTCAGCGGCACGCTGGACCGGCGCGACAACGACCTTGACCCGAAGAATGGCTACTTTCTCAACCTCGACCTCACCCCATTCATCGGCCTCTCCGGCTCGGGCAACGGCGCGCGGCTCTATGCCGATGCGCGGGGGTATCGCAGCTTTGGCGCGGAGGAGAAGATCACCCTCGCCGGGCGGCTCCAGCTTGGCTCGGTGATGGGCACAGATGTGACCGAAACGGTGCCAGATTTCCTGTTTTACTCCGGCGGCGGCGGCACGGTGCGGGGCCAGCCCTATCAGTCGCTCGGCGTAACCTTGCCCGGCGGTGAAGAGATTGGCGGGCGGTCCTTTCTTGGAGCCTCTGTTGAGTTGCGCGGGCAGGTCAGCGACAAGATCCAAGTGGTCGGCTTCTACGACTTCGGCCTTGTCAGTGCCGAGAGCTGGCCGGGCGACGAAGGGGAAAGCCATGCGGGCGCAGGGCTTGGCATTCGATACCAAACCGGGCTTGGCCCGATCCGGCTGGATGTAGCAACCCCGACGGGCGGCGACACCGGGGATGGCGTAGAGCTTTATATCGGCATCGGGCAGGCGTTCTGA